In Sphaeramia orbicularis chromosome 12, fSphaOr1.1, whole genome shotgun sequence, the following proteins share a genomic window:
- the stoml2 gene encoding stomatin-like protein 2, mitochondrial: protein MMLRTLCRSGGALLRQTQRPVPRLWVTPAQQRWASSLPMNTVVLFVPQQEAWVVERMGRFHRILEPGLNFLIPLLDRIRYVQSLKEIVIDVPEQSAVSLDNVTLQIDGVLYLRILDPFKASYGVEDPEYAVTQLAQTTMRSELGKLTLDKVFRERESLNANIVHSINQASDEWGIRCLRYEIKDIHVPPRVKESMQMQVEAERKKRATVLESEGTREAAINVAEGRKQAQILASEGEKAEQINKAAGEAQAVLAKAEAKAEAIRMLSAALTEQNGNAAASLSVAEQYVSAFSKLAKESNTVLLPTNTGDITGMVTQAMTIYGTLSKTSPKVESVAPKVLEEQIEDPVNHSA, encoded by the exons cAAACCCAGCGGCCCGTGCCGAGGTTGTGGGTCACACCAGCTCAGCAGCGATGGGCCTCCAGCCTTCCCATGAACACCGTGGTTCTGTTTGTGCCTCAGCAGGAAGCCTGGGTGGTGGAGAGGATGGGTCGCTTTCACCGGATTCTGGAGCCG GGATTAAACTTTCTTATACCTCTACTTGACCGAATTCGCTACGTCCAGAGTCTCAAAGAGATTGTCATCGATGTCCCAGAGCAGTCTGCAGTATCTCTAG ATAACGTAACATTACAAATCGATGGAGTTCTTTATTTAAGGATTCTAGACCCGTTTAAG GCCAGTTATGGAGTCGAGGATCCAGAATATGCCGTCACACAGCTGGCACAGACCACCATGCGTTCAGAACTGGGCAAACTCACACTGGACAAAGTGTTCAGG GAAAGGGAGTCTCTCAATGCCAACATTGTTCACTCCATCAACCAGGCGTCAGACGAGTGGGGAATCCGCTGCCTCCGCTACGAGATTAAAGATATACATGTTCCACCTCGTGTCAAAGAATCCATGCAGATGCAG GTGGAGGCCGAGCGTAAGAAAAGAGCCACAGTGCTGGAGTCTGAGGGGACGAGGGAGGCAGCCATTAACGTGGCCGAGGGCCGTAAACAGGCCCAGATCCTGGCATCAGAGGGTGAAAAGGCCGAGCAGATCAATAAAGCTGCCG GTGAAGCTCAAGCCGTCTTAGCCAAAGCCGAGGCCAAAGCTGAAGCCATCCGTATGCTGTccgcggctctgactgagcag AATGGAAATGCAGCTGCCTCTCTGAGTGTGGCCGAACAGTACGTGTCTGCATTTTCCAAACTTGCCAAAGAGTCCAACACTGTCCTCCTGCCTACGAACACTGGGGACATTACTGGGATGGTCACACAG GCCATGACCATTTACGGTACACTGTCAAAGACAAGCCCAAAAGTAGAAAGCGTGGCACCAAAAGTGTTGGAGGAGCAAATAGAAGATCCTGTGAACCACTCGGCATGA